The following coding sequences lie in one Arachis hypogaea cultivar Tifrunner chromosome 9, arahy.Tifrunner.gnm2.J5K5, whole genome shotgun sequence genomic window:
- the LOC112710133 gene encoding TMV resistance protein N: MAFSDVYSAPTPPPPPLTKYDVFISFNGKDTRNGFTSHLHYALCRNQIETFIDYRIEKGGEIWEELVQAIRESSVYLIIFSEHYASSKWCLRELAEIIELTNMVEKGHHHIIPVFYRIEPTHVRKQTGSYYSVFAEYDRNLDNRLVRQWRKALFQAANISGFEYNHHHSRTESDLIEGIVQMIIRKLDQKYTSELRSPFIHDQNYASIESVLINSQDVRTIGIWGMGGIGKTTIAAAIFQEFSPKYEGSCFLANVREESSRHGLNYIFNRLLSELLQEHVHITTPKIVSSAIIRRLRRKKVFIVLDDVNTSELLENLLGVGQDYLGLGSKVIVTTRDKHVLLSRSVDHIHEVMEMNEENSLKLFSLNAFNRNHPPENGYWDLSKRALAYARGNPLALKVLGSFLHSKTEKEWDNALTKLKRIPNADIQKVLRLSFNELDDTEKDIFLDIACFFKGEEKEKVIRILNECGFFADIGIRNLLDKALISIATNKSIQMHDLIQEMGHKIVCEESFKNPGKRSRVWHPDEVCDILENDKGSATIETIYLDMTQRTEICISSGAFRKMPKLRLLAFASSSIDYGRKRVDYTLSLPTNLELPNNLRYIQWDRCPLKSLSTTSWPNKLVELSMPYSNVEKLWDGPQSLPSLEEVFLSGSKRMIECPDFSGAPNLKTIWLNQCESLPHVHPSIFSLPKLDYLAVYGCKKLKSLSSNNCPLSLRSVVAYNCPNLEEFSIPISKNQSNIHVHLRSTALKQLPSSIVHLQDLTNFSFPISDLLMALPEKFTNQIMLSDPNNKEYDSVATLRRILPSPMFHYLKELKFDGCQSLIELPDNISLLSSLLVIRLHNTNIMTFPENIKTLPRLKIVLLCHCERLQYVPALPPSVHHFKAWDCKSLRTVSSSTSELKRQHGTTFIFVNCLKLDEESCNTILEDAIVRMDTRAKTQQLSPRLEENRNEECTVVDDDDGFLSEDNANVGKVCYFLPSRGSKLGGLFHRGSSQNSISIQLPQGSNFFGFIFYLVVPPIQPCNTGGDLDIRFGFECYLETSWGQRTHIASSSLIEWSCEFYYGYQMNLLSDHVLLWYDSQCCKQIMEIIRGRKAIDDDDKNANLEVKFFARLPNKEEVVIKECGIRWIYTNMEKESRVCRFKRSRQVFELEEKDLESDDEGEELVPPAKKFKNSLMEVESVENLRKKLEQLLHIQFDGGFLNAEIKLGYNV, encoded by the exons atggcCTTTTCTGATGTTTATTCTGCTCCtacacctccacctccacctctcACGAAGTACGATGTTTTTATCAGCTTCAACGGTAAAGACACTCGTAACGGCTTCACTAGCCACCTTCACTACGCTCTGTGCAGAAACCAAATCGAAACATTCATAGATTACAGAATTGAGAAAGGTGGTGAGATCTGGGAAGAACTCGTGCAAGCTATAAGAGAGTCTTCGGTGTATCTGATCATCTTCTCAGAACACTATGCGTCTTCAAAGTGGTGCTTGCGGGAACTTGCTGAGATCATAGAACTCACAAACATGGTGGAAAAGGGACACCACCATATTATTCCTGTGTTCTACAGGATTGAACCCACGCATGTTCGGAAGCAGACGGGAAGCTACTACAGTGTGTTCGCAGAGTATGACAGAAATTTGGATAATCGCCTTGTGCGCCAGTGGAGGAAGGCACTCTTCCAAGCAGCCAATATCTCCGGCTTCGAATATAATCATCACCATAGTAG GACTGAATCTGACCTCATTGAAGGCATAGTCCAAATGATTATCCGAAAATTGGATCAGAAATACACAAGTGAACTCAGGAGCCCTTTTATACATGACCAAAATTATGCATCCATTGAATCTGTTTTGATCAACTCACAGGATGTTCGAACCATTGGAATTTGGGGCATGGGCGGCATAGGAAAAACAACTATTGCGGCTGCCATTTTTCAAGAGTTCTCTCCCAAGTATGAAGGTAGTTGTTTCTTGGCCAATGTAAGAGAAGAATCTTCAAGGCATGGCCTCAACTACATTTTCAATAGACTTCTTTCTGAGTTGCTGCAGGAACATGTTCATATTACCACTCCAAAGATTGTGTCTTCTGCTATAATCCGCAGATTGAGGCGTAAGAAAGTTTTCATTGTGCTAGATGATGTGAATACTTCTGAGCTTTTAGAAAATTTGCTTGGAGTGGGACAAGATTATCTTGGACTTGGTAGCAAAGTTATTGTTACCACTAGAGATAAGCATGTTCTTCTGAGTAGATCAGTTGATCACATCCATGAAGTCATGGAAATGAATGAGGAGAACTCTCTCAAACTGTTTAGCTTGAATGCCTTCAACAGAAACCATCCTCCTGAGAACGGGTACTGGGATCTATCAAAAAGGGCACTTGCTTATGCCAGAGGAAATCCTTTAGCATTGAAAGTTTTGGGATCATTTCTTCATTCCAAAACTGAAAAGGAATGGGACAATGCATTGACAAAACTAAAGAGGATTCCTAATGCAGATATTCAGAAGGTGTTGAGGTTGAGCTTCAATGAATTAGATGATACAGAGAAGGATATATTTCTAGATATTGCATGCTTTTTTaaaggagaagagaaagaaaaagtgatAAGAATATTGAATGAGTGTGGCTTCTTTGCAGATATTGGAATAAGAAACCTTTTAGACAAGGCTCTTATATCAATAGCTACCAataaaagcatacaaatgcatgacTTGATACAGGAAATGGGTCACAAAATTGTATGTGAAGAATCTTTCAAGAACCCTGGAAAGCGGAGTAGAGTGTGGCACCCAGATGAAGTTTGCGATATATTAGAGAATGATAAA GGATCCGCTACGATTGAAACCATATACTTGGATATGACTCAGCGGACAGAAATATGTATTAGCTCCGGTGCATTTAGAAAGATGCCAAAGCTAAGGTTACTTGCTTTTGCTAGCAGCAGCATTGATTATGGGAGAAAAAGAGTTGATTATACATTGAGTCTTCCAACAAACTTGGAGTTGCCTAATAACTTGAGATACATTCAATGGGATAGATGCCCATTAAAATCTCTATCAACTACTTCTTGGCCTAACAAGCTTGTTGAACTCTCCATGCCATACAGTAACGTTGAAAAGCTTTGGGATGGCCCACAG AGTTTACCGAGCTTGGAGGAAGTTTTTCTCAGTGGTTCGAAGCGAATGATAGAGTGTCCAGATTTTTCAGGTGCCCCAAATCTAAAAACAATATGGCTCAATCAATGTGAAAGCTTGCCTCATGTTCATCCTTCTATTTTCTCCCTTCCAAAACTTGACTATTTAGCTGTCTACGGATGCAAAAAGCTTAAGAGCCTTTCCAGCAACAATTGTCCATTGTCTCTTCGCTCAGTGGTTGCCTACAACTGCCCAAATCTGGAAGAATTCTCAATCCCAATTTCAAAAAATCAGTCCAATATTCATGTCCATTTGAGGTCAACTGCCTTGAAACAACTACCATCGTCAATTGTGCATCTTCAAGATCTTACAAACTTCTCTTTTCCAATTAGTGATCTTCTCATGGCTCTTCCTGAAAAGTTCACCAATCAAATCATGCTTTCAGACCCTAATAACAAAGAATATGACTCAGTGGCCACCTTACGCAGAATACTACCCAGCCCTATGTTCCATTATCTAAAAGAATTGAAATTTGATGGATGTCAAAGTTTAATTGAACTCCCAGACAACATCTCTTTGTTATCATCATTGTTGGTGATAAGACTCCACAACACTAATATCATGACCTTTCCAGAAAACATTAAGACTCTTCCGAGACTCAAAATTGTTTTACTTTGTCATTGTGAAAGGTTACAATATGTGCCAGCGCTTCCACCTTCCGTTCATCACTTCAAGGCCTGGGACTGCAAATCTTTGAGGACAGTGTCAAGCTCCACAAGTGAACTAAAAAGACAACACGGTACTACTTTTATATTCGTAAACTGCTTGAAATTGGATGAAGAGTCATGCAATACCATTTTGGAAGATGCCATTGTTAGGATGGACACTAGGGCTAAAACACAACAACTCTCACCAAGATTGGAAGAAAATAGAAATGAAGAATGCActgttgttgatgatgatgatggctttctTAGTGAGGATAACGCCAACGTTGGCAAGGTTTGTTATTTCTTGCCAAGTAGAGGCAGTAAACTTGGTGGCTTGTTCCATCGTGGCTCTTCACAAAATTCCATCAGCATTCAACTGCCACAAGGTTCCAATTTCTTTGGCTTCATATTCTACTTGGTTGTTCCACCAATACAACCATGCAATACTGGTGGTGACCTTGACATTAGGTTTGGGTTTGAATGTTACTTGGAAACAAGTTGGGGTCAAAGGACCCATATAGCAAGTTCGTCCTTAATAGAATGGAGCTGCGAATTTTATTATGGATATCAGATGAATCTTTTGTCGGATCATGTGTTATTATGGTATGATTCACAATGCTGTAAGCAGATAATGGAAATAATCAGAGGAAGAAAGGCCATTGATGATGATGACAAGAATGCAAATCTGGAAGTTAAGTTCTTTGCTCGGCTACcaaacaaggaagaagtggtgaTAAAAGAGTGTGGCATCCGTTGGATATACACAAATATGGAGAAGGAATCAAGAGTGTGCAGGTTCAAGAGAAGCAGGCAAGTTTTCGAGTTAGAAGAAAAGGACTTGGAATCTGatgatgaaggagaagaactAGTTCCTCCAGCA